A genomic window from Lycium barbarum isolate Lr01 chromosome 4, ASM1917538v2, whole genome shotgun sequence includes:
- the LOC132637673 gene encoding uncharacterized protein LOC132637673: protein MAPYEALYGRKCRSPIRWFEMGESSLFGPDLVHQAVEKVKHIPERLRITQSCQKSYSDVCRRDLEFQLELVHPVFHVSMLRKYIRDPSRIVPVENVQVMEDLLYEEIPIAILDRQVYKLRMKEVASVKVLWCNKNVEKVTWEAEKTMKAKYLHLFQPEGSI, encoded by the exons ATGGCAccttatgaagctttgtatggtagAAAGTGCAGGTCTCCTATCAGGTGGTTTGAAATGGGAGAGTCGAGTCTATTTGGACCTGATCTAGTTCACCAGGCTGTAGAAAAGGTAAAGCATATCCCAGAACGGCTGCGAATAACTCAGAGCTGTCAGAAATCCTATTCAGATGTTTGTCGACGAGACCTCGAGTTCCAG TTAGAACTTgttcacccagtctttcatgtttctatgttgaGAAAGTATATTAGAGATCCTTCTCGGATAGTACCAGTAGAAAATGTTCAGGTGATGGAAGACTTATTGTATGAGGAGATCCCAATAGCTATATTGGACAGGCAAGTCTATAAGTTAAGAATGAAGGAAGTGGCCTCCGTGAAAGTTCTATGGTGCAACAAAAATGTGGAAAAGGTCACATGGGAAGCAGAGAAAACAATGAAAGCTAAATATCTGCATCTATTCCAGCCCGAaggttctatatga